The proteins below come from a single Lactobacillus johnsonii genomic window:
- a CDS encoding aminoglycoside N(3)-acetyltransferase has translation MAKDLITTVTTKNDFKQAFNSAHLNASDTAIVHTSLSKFYYIPGGPETVILALKETISKGTIMMPSEVSTNCDPASWEYPPVRSDLIQTIRDNMPPYDPITSATEGLGRTPECFRTLPDVVRSNHPYLPIAIWGKNKIQIAKEQPLNLPYGINSPLDYLYKNNGKIVFLGTDYETCTALHYAESTINRPTETWSAATGLDDQGKTTWTKYQNVDLDSYDDFNELGLAFEKQYPECFNQVSLNNSFIKVIEMRPLIDFARDWFKKKDNN, from the coding sequence ATGGCGAAAGATTTGATTACTACAGTTACAACAAAAAATGATTTCAAACAGGCATTTAACAGTGCTCATCTTAATGCCTCCGACACAGCTATTGTCCATACATCATTAAGCAAGTTCTACTATATTCCCGGTGGTCCTGAAACGGTCATCCTGGCACTTAAGGAGACAATAAGTAAAGGAACCATTATGATGCCTTCAGAAGTTTCGACAAATTGTGATCCAGCAAGTTGGGAGTATCCTCCAGTTCGTTCTGATCTAATTCAAACAATTAGAGATAATATGCCACCCTATGATCCAATAACCTCAGCTACTGAGGGACTCGGAAGAACACCTGAATGTTTCAGAACTCTGCCTGATGTAGTTAGAAGTAACCATCCCTATCTACCAATCGCAATTTGGGGTAAAAATAAAATTCAAATAGCCAAAGAACAACCATTAAATCTTCCATACGGCATTAATAGTCCTTTAGATTATCTCTACAAAAATAATGGTAAAATAGTTTTTCTAGGGACAGACTATGAAACTTGTACTGCCCTTCACTATGCCGAATCAACAATTAATCGGCCAACCGAAACATGGTCAGCTGCTACTGGTCTTGATGATCAAGGTAAAACTACCTGGACTAAATATCAAAATGTTGACCTAGACTCTTATGATGATTTTAATGAGCTCGGATTAGCTTTTGAGAAACAATATCCCGAGTGCTTTAACCAGGTGAGCTTGAACAATAGTTTTATCAAGGTAATCGAAATGAGACCTTTAATTGACTTTGCTAGAGACTGGTTTAAAAAGAAAGATAATAATTGA